Proteins encoded within one genomic window of candidate division WOR-3 bacterium:
- a CDS encoding ArsB/NhaD family transporter, producing MVNSKFILIAIFTISFALIAWEKWHRTVVAMLAAIAVILLGYLTPLEAWNFIDFNTLGLLLGMMIIVSFFRRTGFFEYLAIKAVKISKGDYFALFAFFFILTGVVSAFLDNVTTVLIFSPIIILVTRMTGVSPFPYLIGEIIASNLGGTATLIGDPPNIIIGSAAGLSFNDFVANLSLPVLLVMIATIFFMKAIFGKTYKITGKFDLSILKIDEKSAIKDKKLLIKTFVVFGLVLMGFVLHDRLEILPSVVALSGAILLLFINNENPEEYFHEVEWTTLFFFGGLFILVGALEKYEIIKDIALFLLKFTKNELGLILLISGLSFVFTSIMGAIPFVVTMVPIINTIIQKMPGVNGNSLWWTLSLTACFMGNATLISAAANLVVAGISEKTDKKITFSSYLKYGFPTTVFTFVLALAYIIVKYYFLG from the coding sequence ATGGTGAACAGTAAATTTATTTTAATCGCGATTTTTACTATTAGCTTTGCCCTTATTGCATGGGAAAAATGGCATCGGACTGTTGTTGCGATGCTTGCTGCAATTGCGGTTATTCTTTTGGGATATCTAACTCCGCTCGAAGCCTGGAATTTCATAGACTTTAACACCCTGGGACTGCTCCTTGGTATGATGATTATAGTGTCCTTTTTCCGACGTACAGGATTTTTTGAGTATTTAGCCATTAAAGCAGTAAAAATCTCGAAGGGCGATTATTTCGCTCTTTTCGCTTTCTTTTTTATCTTGACAGGTGTTGTATCGGCTTTCCTTGATAACGTAACTACCGTTTTGATCTTTTCACCGATTATAATTCTGGTTACTCGAATGACGGGTGTGTCTCCCTTCCCTTACCTTATAGGTGAAATTATCGCTTCAAACCTTGGGGGTACGGCTACACTGATCGGAGATCCGCCTAACATCATAATTGGAAGTGCGGCAGGGTTGTCTTTTAATGATTTTGTGGCAAACTTGAGTTTACCTGTTCTTTTGGTAATGATTGCAACAATATTTTTTATGAAGGCAATTTTTGGGAAGACTTACAAAATTACCGGCAAATTCGATTTGTCCATTTTAAAAATAGATGAAAAGAGCGCTATAAAGGATAAAAAATTGCTAATAAAGACATTTGTTGTATTTGGGCTCGTTCTTATGGGATTTGTTCTTCATGATAGGTTAGAGATTTTACCTTCGGTTGTGGCTTTGTCCGGTGCAATTTTACTTCTGTTTATAAATAATGAGAATCCAGAGGAGTACTTTCATGAAGTTGAGTGGACAACGTTATTCTTCTTCGGAGGGTTGTTTATATTGGTGGGAGCCCTGGAAAAATATGAGATTATAAAGGATATAGCCCTTTTCTTACTAAAGTTCACAAAAAATGAGTTGGGTCTTATTCTACTTATAAGCGGCCTTTCTTTTGTGTTTACAAGTATAATGGGTGCAATCCCATTTGTTGTGACTATGGTGCCGATTATTAATACGATAATACAGAAAATGCCAGGTGTTAATGGGAATTCCTTGTGGTGGACGCTCTCTTTAACAGCTTGCTTTATGGGTAATGCAACATTGATTTCAGCAGCGGCAAATCTTGTGGTCGCTGGCATTTCAGAAAAGACAGATAAGAAAATTACTTTTAGTAGCTATTTAAAATATGGGTTCCCAACGACTGTCTTTACTTTTGTGCTTGCTCTTGCCTACATAATAGTCAAATATTATTTCTTAGGGTGA
- the lexA gene encoding transcriptional repressor LexA, whose translation MILTKRQKEVLDFIQQFILTRGYPPTIREIAEGLNLGINNIYSIQRHLKVLEEKGFIKRNPRKPRGIELLHFKLSNAAMIPLVGKVSAGFPIPAIEEIEGNVVLDALFVKDAHNTIALRIKGDSMIGAGILDRDIVVVKIGSVVKNGDIVVAFVDNEVTCKRFREDGEFVYLIPENPNYKEIKIRKEESRLYILGKVIALFRRFE comes from the coding sequence TTGATTTTAACTAAGCGTCAGAAAGAGGTTCTTGATTTTATTCAGCAGTTCATACTTACAAGGGGATATCCTCCAACGATTAGGGAGATCGCAGAAGGTTTAAATCTTGGCATAAACAATATCTACAGCATTCAACGGCATTTAAAAGTTTTAGAAGAAAAGGGATTCATAAAAAGGAATCCAAGGAAACCAAGGGGAATTGAGCTTTTACACTTTAAACTTTCAAATGCAGCTATGATACCACTTGTTGGGAAGGTATCTGCTGGATTTCCAATTCCTGCTATCGAGGAGATCGAAGGCAATGTGGTTCTGGATGCCCTTTTCGTGAAAGATGCCCACAATACAATTGCTTTGAGAATTAAGGGTGACAGTATGATTGGTGCAGGAATTTTAGATCGAGACATTGTAGTGGTTAAGATTGGATCAGTTGTTAAAAATGGGGACATTGTGGTTGCTTTTGTTGACAATGAAGTCACCTGTAAACGTTTTAGAGAGGATGGTGAATTTGTTTATCTGATTCCGGAAAACCCCAATTATAAGGAAATAAAAATTCGTAAAGAAGAGTCAAGACTTTATATTCTTGGTAAGGTCATTGCGCTTTTCAGGAGGTTTGAGTAA
- a CDS encoding nucleotide sugar dehydrogenase, protein MVNELKNKIIKKEAKIGVIGLGYVGLPLVREFLKNGFKVVGFDIDPNKVEMLNQGRSYIKHIQSDFIASAVKDKTFEATTNFARLKEVDAIIVCVPTPLGEHMEPDLSYVLNTAKTISENIRRGHIIVLESTTYPGTTDEEVLPILEKSGLKVGEDFFLGFSPEREDPGNKQYTTATIPKVVSGITPQCLELIKTLYDQIVVTTVPVSSTRVAEAVKLLENIYRGVNIALVNELKMIFERMNIDIWEVIEAAKTKPFGFQPFYPGPGLGGHCIPIDPFYLAWKAKEYDMTARFIELSGEINTFMPYYVVDKAIRALNAHGKSIKGAKILILGVSYKPDIDDMRESPALKIIKILLDEGAHVEYNDPFFPELVPVRKYQIPLKSVELTAENLKKFDLVIVVTNHSSYDYEFIRKHANLILDTRNAFKIRGLKEGNIIKA, encoded by the coding sequence ATGGTAAACGAACTGAAGAATAAGATAATCAAGAAGGAAGCAAAAATTGGAGTAATAGGGTTAGGATACGTAGGATTACCACTGGTTAGGGAGTTTCTCAAAAATGGCTTTAAAGTTGTCGGATTCGATATTGATCCTAACAAAGTAGAAATGTTAAATCAGGGAAGGAGTTATATAAAACACATACAGAGTGATTTTATCGCAAGCGCCGTAAAGGATAAAACCTTTGAAGCTACAACAAACTTTGCAAGACTTAAAGAAGTTGACGCTATAATAGTTTGTGTTCCAACTCCACTTGGGGAACATATGGAGCCAGACTTATCCTACGTTTTAAATACTGCTAAAACAATATCAGAGAATATTCGGAGAGGTCATATCATAGTACTTGAAAGCACCACTTACCCAGGCACTACCGACGAAGAGGTTCTTCCAATACTTGAAAAATCAGGACTTAAAGTGGGAGAAGACTTTTTCTTGGGTTTTTCTCCAGAAAGGGAAGACCCTGGAAACAAACAGTATACAACAGCCACTATACCTAAGGTAGTCAGTGGGATCACTCCACAATGTCTTGAGTTAATAAAAACCCTTTATGACCAAATCGTTGTTACTACAGTGCCTGTCTCCTCCACAAGGGTTGCTGAAGCTGTAAAGCTCCTTGAAAACATTTACAGGGGTGTTAATATTGCTTTAGTCAATGAGTTAAAAATGATTTTCGAAAGGATGAACATCGACATCTGGGAGGTAATCGAAGCTGCAAAAACAAAACCCTTCGGGTTCCAACCTTTCTACCCAGGACCCGGCCTTGGTGGGCATTGCATACCCATCGACCCCTTCTATCTCGCATGGAAGGCAAAGGAATACGATATGACTGCGAGATTCATAGAACTCTCAGGTGAAATCAACACCTTCATGCCATACTATGTAGTGGATAAGGCTATAAGGGCACTTAACGCCCACGGAAAAAGCATAAAGGGCGCAAAAATTCTCATCCTCGGAGTTTCTTATAAGCCCGACATCGACGACATGAGAGAAAGTCCCGCCCTGAAAATCATAAAGATTCTCTTAGATGAAGGAGCTCATGTGGAGTACAACGACCCCTTCTTCCCTGAACTTGTCCCTGTAAGGAAATATCAAATTCCTTTGAAGTCCGTTGAACTAACAGCAGAGAATCTTAAAAAATTTGACCTTGTTATCGTCGTTACAAACCACTCAAGTTACGATTACGAATTTATAAGAAAACATGCCAATTTGATACTGGATACAAGAAACGCATTCAAAATCAGAGGGTTAAAAGAAGGAAATATAATTAAGGCTTAA
- a CDS encoding SLBB domain-containing protein, which produces MFLTLLIVLTNLIPGDAIAIRSTNYKELNDTIFVLGDTTAELPYIGRVKVNNINEDNLRDYFVETYSKYLKNADIAVFVLYRISVIGRINRPGIYYLPSFASFGDLIAISGGPLPDANLCRIRVYSGSKKTYLNFGKVMKKNLKLSDLGITSGTVVEIPKKFTIGLEDIYKFAATTGILWSVYREIIAK; this is translated from the coding sequence ATGTTTCTCACACTGCTAATCGTTTTAACCAATTTGATTCCGGGAGATGCAATAGCCATAAGATCAACAAATTACAAAGAACTTAACGACACAATATTTGTACTTGGCGACACCACAGCCGAATTACCATACATTGGAAGAGTCAAAGTAAATAACATTAATGAAGATAACTTAAGAGATTACTTCGTTGAAACCTATTCGAAATATTTGAAAAACGCGGACATAGCTGTTTTTGTTCTTTACAGAATTTCGGTAATTGGACGTATAAATAGACCTGGAATCTACTACCTACCGTCCTTCGCAAGCTTTGGTGATCTCATCGCCATAAGTGGCGGGCCTTTACCTGATGCAAACCTCTGCAGAATTAGAGTTTATTCAGGATCTAAAAAAACCTATTTAAACTTTGGAAAGGTAATGAAAAAAAATTTAAAGCTAAGCGATCTCGGAATTACCTCTGGAACAGTTGTAGAAATTCCAAAAAAATTTACAATTGGCCTCGAAGACATTTATAAATTTGCAGCCACAACGGGAATTCTTTGGTCTGTATACAGGGAAATAATAGCTAAATAA
- a CDS encoding polysaccharide biosynthesis tyrosine autokinase: protein MNNEEFSLEDLKEALFRKGKYGLLAFTITIILAVLYIVFKQPVYESETRVRLSGASSVTEMVLAGVTTPWNDIPTQLELIKSKIILKKVVDQLNLRFDPIDKKFYNYLRIDTLAISDSAPSGIYTIKLLDIGFVILDQKGAKILEGQYGVITSSNCMTLKVNPVSPKAYGKTLKFAIKPINITIKNLYRNIKVSQEGKSFVAVIKARAKDPVLAKEIAERVAQGYYEFTLEDARFQASSLRLFLEEQITKIEQELTDYEKDLAEIKNKLGTYNFIALENISESLKDIFAKLNDLEFEKTKTIIEKSQVEREISIIKDEIQGKGYFKEYAKIATSLETGGDPRILSLQNKLYELELKKASLLEKYNSENPEIRAIENQINEIKTSLSKTQQEVVEQSIPSTSDPVFQQLIQQLIKNQVELVTLSAKSAAIDSALRVFEGKISTLPENALMYSKIKRKIQALSGIYNLLLEKLEQTKIEEASKISDVRIVDYAMIPTAPVLPKKVQTIFISIILGSLLGLFLTLSLYYIDDSVKFSTEVETILGKPCVGKIPPFSNHDGGKYSTLIIHKNPLSPEAEAFKKLRFNVDILTKGFPKIIAVTSIIENEGKSTIAANLALAYSLAGYRTLVIDGDLRKPSLHKIFEVPNEHGFTELVTKSILKPYPSAQQNLFVLPAGENSLNVLKILDAFDLKKIRELLTENFDIVILDTPPVLPVAEVNTLADFAGHMLLVVRADYTPKRLLIEFTSSLPENIQLVGFVLNFYKRAERHYYKYYKYYHHESKDENNSINKLLKKLRIFKEG from the coding sequence ATGAACAACGAAGAATTTAGCCTTGAGGATTTAAAAGAAGCATTATTCAGAAAAGGCAAATATGGCCTTTTAGCCTTTACTATAACCATCATCTTAGCTGTACTCTACATAGTTTTTAAACAGCCGGTATACGAATCGGAAACCAGGGTAAGACTGTCTGGCGCCTCATCAGTTACAGAAATGGTGCTTGCCGGTGTTACAACTCCATGGAATGACATCCCAACTCAGCTCGAGCTAATAAAGTCAAAAATCATTTTGAAAAAAGTAGTCGATCAGCTAAACCTGAGATTTGACCCCATTGATAAAAAGTTTTACAACTACCTAAGAATAGATACCCTTGCAATATCCGATTCAGCACCCAGTGGAATCTACACTATCAAACTCCTTGATATCGGGTTCGTGATATTAGACCAAAAAGGGGCAAAAATTCTCGAAGGGCAATACGGTGTAATCACCTCTTCTAATTGTATGACCCTTAAGGTCAACCCAGTATCCCCAAAGGCATATGGGAAAACTCTAAAATTCGCAATAAAACCTATAAACATAACCATTAAAAACCTTTATAGAAACATAAAAGTTTCACAAGAAGGTAAATCCTTTGTAGCGGTTATAAAGGCACGCGCAAAGGATCCAGTTCTGGCAAAAGAGATAGCGGAGCGTGTAGCACAGGGTTACTATGAATTCACCTTAGAGGATGCGAGGTTCCAAGCCAGTTCTCTAAGACTGTTTTTAGAGGAGCAAATAACCAAAATCGAGCAGGAGTTAACAGATTACGAAAAAGATTTGGCGGAAATCAAAAATAAGTTGGGGACTTATAACTTCATAGCCCTCGAAAATATCTCCGAAAGTTTGAAAGACATTTTTGCAAAACTGAACGATTTGGAATTCGAAAAAACAAAGACCATCATTGAAAAATCGCAAGTTGAAAGAGAAATATCCATAATAAAGGACGAAATCCAGGGTAAAGGATACTTTAAAGAATATGCAAAAATAGCAACCAGTTTAGAAACCGGCGGTGATCCTCGAATCCTCTCTTTACAAAACAAACTTTATGAACTCGAACTTAAAAAGGCTTCGCTTCTGGAGAAATACAATTCCGAAAACCCAGAGATAAGAGCCATCGAAAATCAAATAAACGAAATAAAAACGTCATTGAGTAAGACCCAGCAAGAAGTAGTCGAACAATCAATTCCCTCTACTTCTGATCCGGTATTTCAACAATTAATCCAGCAACTAATTAAAAATCAGGTAGAATTAGTGACACTATCTGCTAAAAGCGCTGCCATAGATTCTGCCTTGAGAGTATTTGAAGGTAAAATATCTACACTACCAGAAAATGCATTAATGTATAGCAAAATTAAGAGAAAAATACAGGCACTCTCAGGAATTTATAACCTTCTCCTGGAAAAGCTTGAACAGACTAAGATCGAAGAAGCATCAAAGATTTCAGATGTTAGAATTGTTGACTATGCAATGATCCCCACAGCACCAGTTTTACCTAAGAAAGTTCAAACAATATTCATCAGCATAATTTTGGGCAGCTTATTGGGACTCTTCCTCACACTTTCTCTCTATTACATTGACGACTCCGTCAAGTTTTCAACTGAGGTAGAAACAATTTTGGGCAAACCCTGCGTTGGCAAAATACCGCCTTTTTCCAACCATGACGGAGGAAAATATAGTACTTTAATTATTCACAAAAACCCTTTGAGCCCTGAAGCAGAAGCCTTCAAGAAACTGAGATTCAACGTAGATATTTTAACGAAAGGCTTCCCCAAAATAATTGCCGTTACGAGTATTATTGAAAATGAAGGCAAATCGACAATAGCAGCAAATCTTGCGTTAGCTTATAGCCTTGCTGGCTATAGAACTTTAGTAATTGATGGTGACCTTAGAAAGCCCTCTCTCCACAAAATTTTTGAAGTACCAAACGAACATGGATTTACCGAACTTGTAACCAAAAGCATCTTAAAACCCTATCCATCAGCACAGCAGAATTTGTTTGTTTTGCCTGCTGGGGAAAACTCACTGAATGTACTCAAAATACTCGACGCCTTTGATCTTAAAAAGATCAGAGAATTATTAACGGAGAATTTTGACATTGTTATCCTTGACACACCACCAGTTCTTCCAGTCGCTGAAGTTAACACCCTCGCAGACTTTGCAGGACATATGTTACTCGTAGTTAGGGCAGATTATACGCCCAAGAGACTACTAATAGAATTCACCTCCTCCCTTCCCGAAAACATACAACTCGTAGGATTTGTTTTAAACTTTTACAAAAGGGCAGAAAGGCATTATTACAAGTATTACAAATATTACCACCATGAATCTAAGGATGAAAATAACTCTATAAACAAACTGCTCAAGAAGCTTAGAATTTTTAAGGAGGGGTAA